A region of the Thioploca ingrica genome:
ATATCATTAATTGATACGGTACCGACATTCGGCGCAAAGGCGGCAAAGCCATATTTCACGCCTTTTTTCTCAAAGGTCACTGCCGGAATGCTGAGCAGTCCAGCCGCATAAATACCTAATCGATTAAGAACTTGTTTAGTGTTTTGTAACCCGCTCTCACCGAAATCTCTGACATGATTGTTAGCTAAGCTTAAGATATCAAAACCGGCGGTAACTAGATTTTGAGCCAGATATTCTGGCATTCTAAAAGCATAACAATTGTTACAATTGGTTTTTATGGTCGCACCCTGATCAAGCAAGGTCCCTTCTAAATTGCCAAAGGTGACATCTGCGCTCGCTAGAAGATCATTGACGGCTATTAATAAATCTTTACCTTCATTCGGGGGTAAATATTCTTGGGAGGGGTAACTGGTTCCCAACATGATATCACCCACGCCAATGATGCTGATGGTTTCCTGACTTTGAACATAATTGCTGGTGGCAAGCCAAATAAGTAGAAACGCATTTATTTTATCAACTATTTTCATCTTCAAATCGGTTTAGTCATTGCCTATAATTGACTTTTTTAGAAGGTTTACTGGTTACTAAAAATAATGCCAAAAATAACCGGTTCACTGTTCGGAGTCAATCAATAAAATGAATTATGAGGAGCGGCTTATTATTTTTATATAATAAATTCAATTAGTTATTTTTTAAGCAAAGTCATTTTTCTAGTGATGGAATCCTTTATTTCCTTATTAAAAAAATCAGTTAAACGAATAACAACCATCTATGTTAAGCTTAATAGTTTAAGAAAGTTAGGTGCAGTAACCCTAACTGATAACTGACAACTGAAGAGGTTAGGCATGGTAACCATAACAGAAGCACTGATGCAAATAAAACAAGGTGCCCAAGAAATATTACTTGAAGAAGAACTACAAACTAAGCTAGCTCGTGGTAAACCTTTGCGAATTAAGGCTGGTTTTGACCCCACCGCGCCGGATTTGCATTTAGGGCATACTGTATTGCTTAATAAACTCCGTCAATTCCAACAGTTAGGGCATACTATCTTATTCTTAATAGGAGATTTTACTGGCATGATTGGCGATCCCACTGGGAAAAATGTGACTCGTCAGCCTTTGTCAAAAGAACAAGTTTTAGAAAATGCCCGGACTTATCAAGAGCAAATTTATAAAATTCTTGATCCGGAAACGACCCAAATTTGTTTTAATTCCACTTGGATGAGTTCAATGGACGCCATTGGCTTAATCCAATTGGCTGCCAAACATACCGTTGCTCGAATGTTAGAACGCGATGATTTTCATAAACGCTATACCAGCGGGCAACCGATTGCGATTCATGAATTTTTATATCCATTAATTCAAGGATATGACTCGGTTGCTTTGCAAGCCGATATTGAATTAGGCGGCACTGACCAAAAATTTAACTTATTAGTTGGACGTGAACTCCAAAAACATTATGGTCAATTACCGCAAGTCGTTATCACGATGCCTATCTTGGAAGGATTAGATGGCGTTCAAAAAATGTCCAAATCTTTAGGAAATTATATTGGTATTGATGAACCACCCGATGAAATGTTTGGTAAATTGATGTCCATTTCTGACACCCTCATGTGGCGTTATATTGATTTATTGAGCTTTAAAACCCCGGTTGAAATTCAGCAATGGCAACAAGCGGTGGTCGAAGGTGCTAATCCACGCGATATTAAAGTCGAATTTGCCCAGGAAATCGTGGAACGTTTCCATAATCAATCGGCGGCTGTACAAGCGTATGAGAACTTTGTGGCTCGTTTCCAACAGGGTCAAATGCCCGAAGAAATGCCAGAGGTTATTGTGACTGTCGCCAGTGCGGCTATTCCAATAACCCAGTTGCTGAAAGAAGCCGGTCTCACGGCGAGCACTTCCGAAGCGATACGAATGATTCAACAAGGTGCCGTTAAAATCGATGGGGAACGGGTCAGTGATCGGGCGCTACAAATTCCGGTGACTTCCAATCATGTTTATCAAGTTGGCAAACGTCGCTTCGCTCGGGTTAAAATCAATACCTCAGTGTGATAAAGTATTTCAACAAATTCTAGCTAAGCTTTTCAAGGTGTTATCAAACCTTGGTTGCCGATTTCGTTGGAAAAAATTTCTGGATAATTCAATTTAACCATGGATAATTTATGCAAGCATTTACCCTGTTAACCGGATTGGTTGCGCCTTTAGATCGTGCTAATGTCGATACGGATGCCATTATTCCTAAACAATTTCTCAAATCGATTTATCGAACCGGATTTGGGCCTAATTTATTTGATGAATGGCGTTACCTCGATTATGGTGAACCGGGACAAGATTGTCGTCACCGCCCGCTTAATCCAGAATTCTTTTTAAATCAAGCACGTTATCAAAATGCCCAGATTTTGTTAGCTCAACACAATTTTGGTTGTGGTTCCAGTCGGGAACACGCACCTTGGGCTTTACTGGATTATGGTTTTCGAGCTTTGATCGCACCGAGTTTTGCCGATATTTTTTATAATAATTGTTGTAAAAATGGTATTTTACCGATTGTTTTACCTGAAGAAACCGTGGATACTTTATTCAAAGCGGTAGCTGCCACACCCGGTTACCAATTAACTGTTGATTTAGCTAAACAAACGGTAACAACTCCTTCAGGAGCAGCGTTTAATTTTACTCTAGATGCTTTTCGGAAAAACTGCTTACTTAACGGTTTAGATGATATCGGTCTGACATTACAATATGCCAATGAGATTAAAGCCTATGAGGCACGCCGTAAACCAGAAGCACCTTGGCTATTTTCAACCATAACTCACAACCCGGTTTAACCCGATATGACTAAAACAATTGCAATATTACCTGGTGATGGAATTGGTCCAGAAATTGTAACTGAAGCGGTTAAAGTTCTAGAAACTTTACGAGATAAATTTAGTTTAGCTATTCATTTAGAATCAGGATTAGTCGGGGGTGCCGCTATTGACGCCACCGGTTCGCCACTGCCACCAGCAACCCTTGATTTAGCGAAAAGAGCCGACGCGGTGCTGTTAGGTGCGGTAGGTGGTCCCAAATGGGAATCGCTTGATATCAGTATTCGTCCAGAAAAAGGCTTACTGGGATTACGTTCTGAATTAAAATTGTTCGCGAATTTAAGACCGGTGGTGCTGTTTCCAGAATTAGCCAGTGCTTCTACCCTAAAACCCGAAGTAGTGGCGGGCTTGGATATTCTGATTGTGCGAGAATTAACCGGTGATATTTATTTTGGACAACCGCGTGGAATTCGCACTTTGGAAACTGGCGAGAAACAAGGGATTAATACGCTGGTATACACTGAAAGTGAAATTGAACGAATTGCGCGGGTGGCTTTTGCCAGTGCGGAACAGCGCCAGAAAAAGCTATGTTCAGTGGATAAAGCCAATGTGTTGGAAGCCACTGAATTGTGGCGACAAGTGGTTACCCGAGTAAGTCGGGATTATCCCACGGTTCAACTGACCCATATGTATGTTGATAATGCCGCTATGCAATTAGTCCGTGCTCCTAAGCAATTTGATGTCATCGTGACGACGAATATGTTTGGCGATATCTTGTCTGATTTAGCTTCGCAGCTCACCGGGTCGATTGGGATGTTACCGTCTGCGTCTTTAGATGCCAATAATAAAGGAATGTATGAACCCATCCACGGATCAGCACCGGATATTGCAGGTCAGAATTTAGCTAATCCGCTCGCGACCATTTTGTCAGTGGCGATGTTATTGCGCTATAGTTTAAATAGAGTGGATTTAGCTACGGCGATTGAACGGGCGGTTCGGCAAGTTTTGCAAGCCGGTTTACGAACGCGGGATATTTTGGGAGATGGACAATATACCGTCGTGACTACTCGTGAAATGGGCGACGCGGTGGTCGCTCAGTTACGCGCTCAATAATCAATTTAGGATCTTAAGATTACGTACTTCCTTCCCCCCCTTTGAAAAAGGGGGGCATAGGAAAGAGGGGAATGGGAAAAAAACTGTTGGGGGCGTAATCAGAATTAGGATATATTTAAGGAAAATTCATTTTTTGACTGATATTAAAATGGAGAAGTGAATCAATGAGTCGTTTATTTGATGTAGCGGTGGTAGGTGCAACTGGCGCTGTAGGCGAAACCATGATATCGATTCTGGAGGAACGCAATTTTCCAGTGAATAATTTGTATTTACTGGCCAGTAGCCGTTCCGAAGGTAAACGAATCGATTTCAAAGGCAAGTCTTTAGTGGTCAGTGATTTAGAAAAATTTGATTTTGCCAAAGTTCAAATTGGGTTATTTTCGCCGGGTGCCTCGGTATCCGCTATTTATGCTCCCAAAGCGGCTCAAGCCGGTTGTGTGGTGGTGGATAATACTTCGCAATTTCGCCAAGATAAGGATATCCCTTTAGTGGTACCCGAGGTCAATCCGCAGGCGATAGCGCAATATAAATCCCGTTATATTATCGCCAATCCGAATTGCTCTACCATCCAAATGTTGGTGGCGCTTAAACCGATTTACGATGCCGTGGGGATTGAACGGATTAATGTGGCCACTTATCAATCTGTTT
Encoded here:
- a CDS encoding bacterial capsule synthesis protein produces the protein MKIVDKINAFLLIWLATSNYVQSQETISIIGVGDIMLGTSYPSQEYLPPNEGKDLLIAVNDLLASADVTFGNLEGTLLDQGATIKTNCNNCYAFRMPEYLAQNLVTAGFDILSLANNHVRDFGESGLQNTKQVLNRLGIYAAGLLSIPAVTFEKKGVKYGFAAFAPNVGTVSINDISNAQNIVRQLKQTADIVIVSFHGGAEGTDHQHVTRTTEIYYDEDRGNVYQFAHAVIDAGADIVFGQGPHVTRAVELYKDRFIAYSLGNFCTYGRFSLRDETSLAPIIKVNVNKTGQFVDAQITSIVQIKPGGVTLDPQQRVISLIRQLTQTDFPETNLTIEDNGIIHKRSINH
- a CDS encoding tyrosyl-tRNA synthetase, which gives rise to MVTITEALMQIKQGAQEILLEEELQTKLARGKPLRIKAGFDPTAPDLHLGHTVLLNKLRQFQQLGHTILFLIGDFTGMIGDPTGKNVTRQPLSKEQVLENARTYQEQIYKILDPETTQICFNSTWMSSMDAIGLIQLAAKHTVARMLERDDFHKRYTSGQPIAIHEFLYPLIQGYDSVALQADIELGGTDQKFNLLVGRELQKHYGQLPQVVITMPILEGLDGVQKMSKSLGNYIGIDEPPDEMFGKLMSISDTLMWRYIDLLSFKTPVEIQQWQQAVVEGANPRDIKVEFAQEIVERFHNQSAAVQAYENFVARFQQGQMPEEMPEVIVTVASAAIPITQLLKEAGLTASTSEAIRMIQQGAVKIDGERVSDRALQIPVTSNHVYQVGKRRFARVKINTSV
- a CDS encoding 3-isopropylmalate dehydratase, small subunit codes for the protein MQAFTLLTGLVAPLDRANVDTDAIIPKQFLKSIYRTGFGPNLFDEWRYLDYGEPGQDCRHRPLNPEFFLNQARYQNAQILLAQHNFGCGSSREHAPWALLDYGFRALIAPSFADIFYNNCCKNGILPIVLPEETVDTLFKAVAATPGYQLTVDLAKQTVTTPSGAAFNFTLDAFRKNCLLNGLDDIGLTLQYANEIKAYEARRKPEAPWLFSTITHNPV
- a CDS encoding 3-isopropylmalate dehydrogenase, which codes for MTKTIAILPGDGIGPEIVTEAVKVLETLRDKFSLAIHLESGLVGGAAIDATGSPLPPATLDLAKRADAVLLGAVGGPKWESLDISIRPEKGLLGLRSELKLFANLRPVVLFPELASASTLKPEVVAGLDILIVRELTGDIYFGQPRGIRTLETGEKQGINTLVYTESEIERIARVAFASAEQRQKKLCSVDKANVLEATELWRQVVTRVSRDYPTVQLTHMYVDNAAMQLVRAPKQFDVIVTTNMFGDILSDLASQLTGSIGMLPSASLDANNKGMYEPIHGSAPDIAGQNLANPLATILSVAMLLRYSLNRVDLATAIERAVRQVLQAGLRTRDILGDGQYTVVTTREMGDAVVAQLRAQ